The following are from one region of the Anguilla rostrata isolate EN2019 chromosome 7, ASM1855537v3, whole genome shotgun sequence genome:
- the LOC135259714 gene encoding thymosin beta-12-like, translating to MSDQKPDISEVTSFDKTKLKKTETSEKNTLPTKETIEQEKAS from the exons ATGTCGGATCAAAAACCCGACATCAGTGAAGTCACCTCGTTTGACAAGACCAAGTTGAAGAAGACCGAAACCTCAGAAAAGAATACATTGCCGACCAAAGAGA CTATAGAGCAGGAGAAGGCCTCTTAA